The Glycine soja cultivar W05 chromosome 9, ASM419377v2, whole genome shotgun sequence sequence TCGCCCACCAACCATACCAGGTCCCATTGACCCTGACAAGCTGGATGATGAGCCACTGTTGGTCATCTTTACCCTTGCATCCGTGTTTCCGAAAACATTCAAATCTTCAAATAACCTGTAAGATGGAACAAACAGCTTTTGTCCAGTTGCACTTGCAGGAGCTCCACCGCTACCTCTGGAGGGGAATGAGTTATTGTGTTGCACGGGCCTAACCCTTGGTGCAGATGAATAAGATGCCGCAGTGTTGGCTTGAGGAATCATATTTGTAGCAGGTGAGTTGTTTTGATAGTTGGCATATCCAGGTGTAGCGGCCCATGGTGGGGGAGGATATCTTGCAGGGTATTCAAAATGTTGATTCTGAAATTGTGACTGCGGTTGAGGTTGCTGAATGGGTCCGGGTTGGGGCTGATATTGTGGCTGGGGTTGGGGCTGAGGATGCAAGTGTGGTGGGGGTGGGGGCTGAGACAGTAAGTGTGGATGAGGCTGAGGCTGATACTGTAGTGGTTGGGGTTCATTATGAGATTGCAAATGTAGTTGAGGAGGGCTATACTGAGGTTgtaattgttgttgtggagggttATATTGATGATGTTGAGGTTGGGATTGCAATTGTTCAGACTGGGGCTGGGACCTCACCTGTTGGGTTGGTTGATGATGAGGAGCTTGTGCGGATTCATAATGCGTATGTAATTGTTGAGGTGAGGTTGGGGTTGGGGGTTGGGATTGGGATTGATAAGTCTGTTGCTGAGGCTGGGTTTGAAATTCTGAATTCGACTGAGGTTGAGCCCAAGGGACAACATAACTGTTGTACGACAAATTTCCCGGATATGTTTGGGAAGCATAAGAAAAGCCTTCTGTTTGGGATGAAGCAGGTGTCTGATGCATGCCTTGGCTAGATGCTGAAGGTGCAAAAGTTATCTGTGAAGGTGGTGCATAACTTGTCTGTGGAGATGGGGACATTGACAAAGTAATACTCAGTAAGTCAATAATGTCCTGATCCTTTGCGGTACTAACTGGTTCGGGTGGGTTGGAAAGAACTAAAGCATTGGATGGGACTGAGGTTGAGGGGCTTGGCACATGTGGAGTTGTGCTGCTAGTGTTCATTGACCCTGAAGTTTCAGTGGATCCAGTTGTAGCCTCTTTTGAAGTCACTGATTGTGCCTTAGAATGCCTGCAATAGTCGTAAACAGTTCTTACTGAATAAAAAATAGACATAATAGAACAATTTCATTACGCATGACCTGCAATACATGTTGCAATACatgttgatatacaaatttacaagaaattctattataaaaaaattatgggcTAATAGTTATGCTTGAAAATATAGGATAGAATGAAATAACAGAGTGCAAGTATAAAAATGAACAGATATGCTTAATGAAATGATTTTGACTTTATGAAACAAAGGGTAGATAATTCACTTGGCCATGATGCTTATCCAAGCATGTTTATACATACATAGATCTAAACAGATATTCTAAACTAGTTTAATTTTAGACAAGTTATGCTTACTAACATCATATGCAAAAAtagattgaaaagaaaaacgTGTTTCAATAACCATGAGCACCGAAATATCAATTTTAGATATAGTATCAGTTCTAAGTGACCTCCGAGCTAGCTGCGCAAattcatcttcttcctcttcatcACTCTGGCTCCTGGTTTCAGAAAAGACTATGTCTGAAGGGCTAGCTTTAGGTGTTGAAGAAGACTCTCCAGGGCTGGAGCTCTTTACAGTGGATTGGTCGACACTAGAGGGAACTTCAGTTGACACAATGCTGGAACTTGCTCCTTGAATTGGAAACGGAGTACCAGAAGCAATTGTATCATGCCTTGCAAGCAAACTTTGAATGCTATCATTTAATTCAAGGCCTTGTCCAAGAAGCTCCTCATCCCTACGACAAAACcaagatgataacaaagattACTCCACATATCTGTCGACAGAACAAAGTAACAAACAAGTATATTTGGGTGTGCCAGATGGAATAGCTTTGTGGAACTAACCCAGTAGTTGTTAGCATCTGCATTAATTTTTTCTGGTTTGTGCGACAGCGATCAACAAGATCAATGATTACTTCATCTTTTACAGCCTACAAAGCATAAAAACCAAACATTTAATCATTTTACTTAGTAGCAAGGAGGATTCAAGGAGGCCAAGCAATACAGTTTAACTTACTGCACGATCACCAGGATTCACAGCCTGTAACATGTCACTCAAAAGGTCCAAAACGTGTCGCATGGACTCCAAGCTTGTCAAACTaagtattttaagataaattagaTATAATACAAATTTGGTAACACACAGAAGTTCTGTGACACAAGGGACAGTGGAGGAAAAAAGGGTgagcaggaaaaagaaaaggaagagtaTCACCTTAAACTTTCTATCTCTGTTGCCATGGTTTCATCAAGTGTTTTTGAGGAATTGCTTGGCATCCCATATCCAGCTTGGATATTTCTTAAATTTGGATGGGTAGGAGGAGGAGTAAATATTGGAGCTGCATCTGGTGAACGCTTAGGAAAAACTACTCCAGATCGCTGCCATTTATATAATCcaacacaaattattatgataCGATCTCATGGTCATTGAATATTAACTCACATGTGAATATGGATTACAGATATCAATGCAATCTTCTATCCTGtacttaaaatgtaaatttgcaAAAAACTGGATGATGGTTGGATTTTGTTGGGACAATCCTCCACATCCACACTGAGGTTTTGATGGAAAAAAGTATGTGaatcttaaaatttatcatcCATTTGTTGCTAAGAGTTGCAACAATCAGATTTTTATGCAAAGCattaatatgaattattttgcaGCGCCGAATTTAGTTACAAAGTACAAATTTGAATAAATGCTATAATTTTGCCCTATCCATTTACAGAATATCCACAAATGTCGAGTATATAGTTTTGAAAATCCAGCATCCCACTTTGCACATGCAACTATCAATATAGAGATGGATAATCTTGTTGAG is a genomic window containing:
- the LOC114425342 gene encoding TOM1-like protein 6 — protein: MMAASSSSATVAVEKATSDLLMGPDWTMNIEICDSINSNHWQPKDVVKAVKKRLQHRSSRVQLLALTLLETMVKNCGDYVHFQIAERNILEEMIKIVRKKADMQVRDKILILLDSWQEAFGGPGGKHSHYYWAYEELKRSGVVFPKRSPDAAPIFTPPPTHPNLRNIQAGYGMPSNSSKTLDETMATEIESLSLTSLESMRHVLDLLSDMLQAVNPGDRAAVKDEVIIDLVDRCRTNQKKLMQMLTTTGDEELLGQGLELNDSIQSLLARHDTIASGTPFPIQGASSSIVSTEVPSSVDQSTVKSSSPGESSSTPKASPSDIVFSETRSQSDEEEEDEFAQLARRHSKAQSVTSKEATTGSTETSGSMNTSSTTPHVPSPSTSVPSNALVLSNPPEPVSTAKDQDIIDLLSITLSMSPSPQTSYAPPSQITFAPSASSQGMHQTPASSQTEGFSYASQTYPGNLSYNSYVVPWAQPQSNSEFQTQPQQQTYQSQSQPPTPTSPQQLHTHYESAQAPHHQPTQQVRSQPQSEQLQSQPQHHQYNPPQQQLQPQYSPPQLHLQSHNEPQPLQYQPQPHPHLLSQPPPPPHLHPQPQPQPQYQPQPGPIQQPQPQSQFQNQHFEYPARYPPPPWAATPGYANYQNNSPATNMIPQANTAASYSSAPRVRPVQHNNSFPSRGSGGAPASATGQKLFVPSYRLFEDLNVFGNTDARVKMTNSGSSSSLSGSMGPGMVGGRK